A portion of the Paenibacillus marchantiae genome contains these proteins:
- a CDS encoding response regulator transcription factor, producing the protein MMFNVLVVDDECVQREGIKDLISHYGFPFQVLEAENGKSAERILVENAIDILITDVKMPLMDGLELSKQARKTQQNIKIVICSGYDEFEYARSAIRLGVVNYLLKPLVREEFLQVMEDITQIRAYGGGPEPESVESKVIRQVKDYVKDNHQRDISLSEAAHDVYLSPGYLSILFKKETGENFSKYLTDYRLRRASHLLAHSNMKINDIAGAVGIDNHSYFAKLFRNRFGVSPLQFRECGVLHDRMDQEQIQ; encoded by the coding sequence ATGATGTTTAATGTTCTTGTTGTTGACGATGAGTGCGTGCAAAGAGAAGGCATTAAGGATTTGATCTCTCACTACGGCTTTCCCTTTCAAGTATTGGAAGCCGAGAACGGAAAGAGCGCAGAGCGAATTCTGGTAGAGAACGCGATTGATATCCTCATCACCGACGTCAAAATGCCTCTTATGGACGGACTAGAGCTTAGCAAACAAGCCAGGAAAACGCAGCAGAATATAAAGATTGTGATCTGCAGCGGTTATGATGAATTTGAATATGCCCGCAGTGCCATTCGACTGGGTGTGGTTAATTATTTGCTCAAGCCACTGGTTAGGGAAGAGTTTCTACAGGTGATGGAGGATATCACGCAGATCCGTGCTTATGGCGGAGGTCCCGAACCGGAATCCGTGGAATCGAAGGTCATTCGACAGGTGAAGGATTATGTGAAGGATAACCATCAGAGAGATATTTCATTATCCGAGGCAGCCCACGATGTTTATCTATCGCCAGGGTATTTGAGCATTTTGTTTAAAAAAGAGACCGGGGAGAACTTCTCGAAATATTTGACCGATTATCGTTTGCGGCGTGCAAGCCATCTGCTGGCTCATTCGAATATGAAAATCAATGATATTGCAGGGGCCGTTGGCATCGACAATCATTCTTATTTTGCCAAGCTGTTCAGAAACAGGTTTGGCGTCAGTCCGTTACAGTTCAGAGAGTGCGGGGTGCTTCATGATCGGATGGATCAAGAGCAAATTCAATGA
- a CDS encoding sensor histidine kinase, with product MIGWIKSKFNDIRFRNKLLLSHLVIALIPILLLGLLSFIQSYRIQMKELRSEAEASLEQVANIMDYKINRYNTLSEFMVLNRDLSQIFTKDYEDNYYNMYLDFRDILEPLISNIRLMDDDIEGITFYTSGELLGIRNNILPIGDLKSKAWYDGFRGRRWIVDGEKLYLVQELISNPKDSNFMVISIQHDSIFADLDNLSEHVAVHIEDAKQHVIFQENHKRVAVAAGSKVGESGDLSLSRSLANNGWTIHYNLLNTNAYANAMSIFQITLFVIILSLVITFLLIYVISNNFTQRIIHIKNKVDKVERNNLDVIIRSSSRDEFGELTNGIGKMLTRINSLISQVYNAEIAKKESEYNKLISQINPHFLYNTLSFIRWRAEKKADIETSYMVSALARFYRTTLNQGKNMATIEAEVQHIRAYLDLQLIMNDGRFDVDYHINDEVLHTEVIHFILQPIVENAIKHGFVEADAIDYRIHITVNRVGEGIKLTVCDNGVGMTPMQTAGLLTGENGGCGVRNVNDRIKLYYGRDYGLVIHSEPGSGTEVSIVLPAT from the coding sequence ATGATCGGATGGATCAAGAGCAAATTCAATGATATCAGGTTCCGAAACAAGCTGCTGTTATCCCATTTGGTGATTGCACTCATTCCGATCCTTCTGCTTGGACTGCTCTCCTTCATACAGTCTTACCGTATTCAAATGAAGGAGTTGCGGAGCGAAGCTGAAGCGAGTCTGGAGCAGGTGGCTAACATTATGGATTATAAGATTAATCGCTACAATACGCTAAGTGAGTTCATGGTGCTTAACCGGGATTTATCCCAAATATTTACGAAAGACTACGAAGATAATTATTATAATATGTACCTGGATTTCCGGGACATTCTGGAGCCATTGATCTCGAACATCCGGCTGATGGATGATGATATTGAAGGCATTACCTTTTATACATCCGGGGAGTTATTGGGGATCCGCAATAATATTTTGCCAATTGGGGATCTCAAGAGTAAGGCTTGGTATGACGGATTTCGAGGCAGGCGCTGGATTGTGGATGGGGAGAAGCTTTATCTCGTTCAGGAACTGATCAGCAATCCGAAAGACAGCAATTTTATGGTGATCTCCATTCAGCATGATAGCATCTTTGCAGATCTGGACAATCTGTCGGAACATGTAGCTGTTCATATTGAGGACGCGAAGCAGCATGTGATATTTCAGGAAAACCACAAGCGTGTTGCTGTGGCCGCAGGTTCGAAAGTTGGGGAGTCTGGCGATCTAAGTCTTAGCCGCTCACTCGCTAACAACGGCTGGACCATTCACTATAATCTGCTGAATACCAATGCGTACGCCAATGCAATGAGTATTTTTCAAATTACGCTGTTTGTCATCATCCTCAGCCTGGTCATTACCTTCCTGCTCATTTATGTCATCTCTAATAACTTTACGCAAAGAATTATCCATATCAAGAACAAGGTGGACAAGGTAGAGCGGAACAATCTGGATGTGATTATCCGGAGTTCATCCAGGGATGAATTTGGTGAGCTGACTAACGGTATCGGTAAAATGCTGACAAGGATCAACAGCCTGATCTCTCAGGTGTATAACGCCGAAATTGCCAAGAAGGAAAGTGAATATAACAAGTTGATTAGTCAGATCAACCCTCACTTCCTGTACAATACCCTTTCATTTATACGCTGGAGGGCCGAGAAAAAGGCGGATATAGAAACGAGTTATATGGTATCTGCATTAGCCCGTTTCTATAGAACAACACTAAACCAGGGGAAGAATATGGCCACCATTGAGGCTGAGGTGCAGCATATTAGAGCGTATCTGGATTTGCAGCTCATCATGAACGATGGCCGATTTGATGTGGATTACCATATCAATGACGAGGTATTACATACAGAGGTGATTCATTTTATTTTGCAGCCAATTGTGGAAAATGCCATCAAGCATGGTTTTGTGGAGGCAGATGCGATAGATTATCGCATTCACATTACAGTTAACCGGGTGGGAGAAGGGATTAAACTAACCGTTTGTGATAACGGTGTTGGCATGACGCCTATGCAGACGGCAGGGTTGTTAACAGGAGAGAACGGCGGATGTGGTGTTCGGAACGTTAATGACCGAATCAAGCTGTATTATGGTCGGGATTACGGGCTCGTTATTCATAGTGAGCCAGGCAGCGGAACGGAAGTGTCAATCGTCCTTCCTGCCACATGA